One part of the Peromyscus leucopus breed LL Stock chromosome 19, UCI_PerLeu_2.1, whole genome shotgun sequence genome encodes these proteins:
- the Zadh2 gene encoding prostaglandin reductase 3, with amino-acid sequence MLRLTAAGARAIVDMSYARHFLDFQGSAIPRAMQKLVVTRLSPNFREAVTLRRDCPVPLPGDGDLLVRNRFVGVNASDINYSAGRYDPSVKPPFDIGFEGIGEVVALGLSASARYTVGQAVAYVAPGSFAEYTVVPASIATPVPSVKPEYLTLLVSGTTAYISLQELGELSEGKKVLVTAAAGGTGQFAVQLSKIAKCHVIGTCSSDEKLAFLKSIGCDRPINYRTEPVETVLKREYPEGVDVVYESVGGAMFDLAVDALAIKGRLMVIGFISGYQSPSGLSPVKAGALPAKLLRKSASLRGFFLNHYLSKYQAAIEHLLELYTRGELVCEVDLGHLAPEGRFIGLDSIFRAVDYMYTGKNIGKLVVELPHSVSSKL; translated from the exons ATGCTGAGGCTGACGGCCGCCGGGGCCCGAGCCATCGTGGACATGTCGTACGCCCGTCACTTCCTGGACTTCCAGGGCTCCGCCATCCCCCGAGCCATGCAGAAGCTGGTGGTGACCCGGCTGAGCCCTAACTTCCGCGAGGCCGTCACCCTGCGCCGGGACTGCCCAGTGCCGCTCCCCGGGGACGGAGACCTCCTCGTCCGGAACCG atTCGTTGGTGTTAACGCGTCTGACATCAACTATTCTGCTGGCCGCTATGACCCGTCCGTGAAGCCCCCCTTTGACATAGGTTTTGAAGGGATTGGTGAGGTGGTGGCCCTAGGCCTCTCTGCTAGCGCGAGGTACACAGTGGGCCAGGCTGTGGCTTATGTGGCGCCTGGTTCCTTTGCTGAGTATACAGTGGTGCCCGCTAGCATTGCCACTCCCGTGCCTTCAGTGAAACCCGAGTATCTCACTCTGCTGGTTAGTGGCACCACTGCATACATCAGCCTGCAAGAGCTCGGAGAGCTGTCAGAAGGGAAGAAGGTTTTGGTCACCGCAGCTGCTGGGGGGACAGGTCAGTTTGCTGTGCAGCTTTCAAAGATAGCCAAGTGCCATGTCATTGGAACCTGCTCATCGGATGAAAAGTTAGCTTTTCTGAAATCCATTGGGTGTGATCGCCCCATCAACTACAGAACAGAGCCTGTGGAGACAGTTCTGAAGCGGGAGTACCCTGAAGGTGTCGATGTAGTCTACGAGTCTGTTGGGGGAGCCATGTTTGACCTGGCAGTGGATGCCTTAGCCATCAAAGGGCGGCTGATGGTAATTGGGTTTATCTCTGGCTACCAAAGCCCTTCAGGTCTGTCACCAGTAAAAGCAGGAGCTCTGCCGGCCAAGCTCCTGAGGAAGTCTGCCAGTCTCCGGGGCTTCTTTCTGAACCACTATTTATCCAAGTACCAGGCCGCCATTGAACACTTGCTGGAGCTGTACACTCGTGGGGAACTGGTCTGTGAGGTGGACCTGGGACACCTGGCTCCAGAGGGGAGGTTTATCGGCCTGGACTCTATATTCCGGGCTGTTGACTATATGTACACTGGGAAAAATATTGGGAAACTTGTGGTGGAATTACCTCACAGTGTCAGCAGTAAGCTATGA